One Porphyromonas pogonae genomic region harbors:
- a CDS encoding endonuclease/exonuclease/phosphatase family protein gives MKIISYIEKIILLIIFMSAAFVDSRTALAQGKDYSVFRVMSYNVENLFDCAHDEGKDDTDFTPEGSMHWTESKYRRKLHAIAEVISSVGQWGWPALVGLVEVENDEALQALLSYTPLGRVGYKYIMTHSPDRRGVDVALLYLPDKFKLITSYEYQVEFSDSPDKVSRNVLHVQGQLENGATLHAMVCHLPSRREGARKTSFFRRDATGLIREKCDSLAGVDRSVRVIIMGDFNGEPEEAATTLELRAGLLLPHREASDIEFPPQLYNLFGKHASLNPPGSYVYKGRWTQLDQIIISQSLILKDAPLVYKRGTARTVYIPRLVKPADNVGQMQPYRTYLGTYYQGGYSDHLPVIADFVLQ, from the coding sequence ATGAAAATAATATCTTACATAGAAAAAATCATATTGCTTATCATATTTATGAGTGCTGCTTTTGTTGATAGTCGTACAGCTTTGGCTCAGGGAAAAGACTATAGTGTTTTCAGAGTAATGAGCTACAATGTGGAAAACTTGTTTGACTGTGCCCATGACGAAGGTAAAGATGATACTGACTTTACCCCTGAGGGCTCTATGCACTGGACAGAGAGTAAGTATAGGCGTAAGCTTCATGCTATAGCAGAGGTGATCTCGAGTGTGGGGCAGTGGGGTTGGCCTGCATTGGTGGGACTTGTGGAGGTTGAAAATGACGAAGCTCTGCAGGCTCTTCTCTCCTATACCCCTCTGGGACGTGTGGGGTATAAGTACATCATGACACATAGTCCTGATAGACGTGGTGTAGATGTGGCTTTACTTTATCTCCCGGACAAATTCAAACTGATCACAAGCTATGAGTACCAAGTGGAATTTTCGGATTCTCCGGACAAAGTATCGAGAAATGTATTGCATGTTCAGGGACAATTGGAGAATGGAGCCACTCTTCATGCTATGGTTTGTCATTTGCCGTCTCGTCGCGAAGGAGCCCGAAAAACGTCATTCTTCAGACGTGATGCTACAGGGCTGATCAGAGAGAAGTGTGACAGCTTGGCAGGAGTGGATCGTAGTGTCCGAGTAATCATTATGGGAGACTTCAACGGTGAGCCGGAAGAAGCTGCTACTACACTGGAGCTAAGAGCAGGTTTGCTATTGCCACATCGAGAGGCAAGTGATATAGAGTTCCCTCCTCAGCTTTACAATCTCTTCGGTAAGCATGCATCATTGAACCCTCCCGGCAGCTATGTTTACAAAGGCCGTTGGACACAGCTGGATCAAATCATTATATCACAGTCACTCATCCTCAAAGATGCTCCTCTTGTATATAAGAGAGGTACTGCACGTACAGTATATATACCGCGACTGGTAAAGCCCGCAGATAATGTGGGGCAGATGCAACCCTACCGCACCTATTTGGGGACTTATTACCAAGGAGGGTATAGCGATCACTTACCTGTAATAGCGGATTTTGTGTTGCAGTGA
- a CDS encoding IS982 family transposase — MKKNIVEIFCLTDDFSKLFDTLIQQRTLCEGNKKRRNRKFRMSDAEIMTILILFHHSRYRDFKSFYLQYITQQCHSDFPSLVSYNRFVELQSKVAFKLISFLNMCCLGECTGISFIDSTPLRTCHIKRAHGHKTMKGWAQKGKCSMGWFYGFKLHIVINDRGEIIQYQITPGNTDDRAPLKGGTFTKKLFGKLVADRGYISQSLFDKLFIDDIHMITKIKKNMKNTLMSLYDRILLRKRALVETVNDLLKNVCQIEHTRHRSVNNFAINLIAGIIAYNLLPKKPELNLEIIHNPSTHLVHHA; from the coding sequence ATGAAAAAAAATATAGTTGAAATTTTCTGTCTTACCGATGATTTTTCCAAACTTTTCGATACCTTGATTCAGCAAAGAACCCTTTGCGAAGGAAACAAAAAGCGAAGAAATCGCAAGTTTAGGATGTCCGATGCTGAAATCATGACTATTCTGATTCTTTTCCATCATTCGAGGTATCGCGATTTTAAGTCCTTTTATCTTCAATATATTACGCAACAATGTCATTCGGATTTTCCTTCGTTGGTCTCTTACAATCGTTTTGTGGAATTACAAAGCAAGGTGGCATTCAAACTAATTTCATTTCTCAATATGTGTTGTCTGGGCGAATGCACCGGTATCTCATTCATTGATTCCACACCTTTACGCACCTGCCATATCAAGCGGGCACACGGGCATAAGACCATGAAAGGATGGGCCCAAAAGGGCAAATGCAGTATGGGATGGTTCTATGGTTTCAAACTACATATTGTGATTAACGACCGGGGGGAAATCATTCAATATCAAATCACACCGGGGAATACGGATGACCGTGCTCCACTTAAAGGCGGAACCTTCACGAAGAAACTATTCGGCAAACTTGTTGCCGACAGAGGATACATCTCACAAAGTCTTTTCGATAAGCTCTTCATTGACGACATACACATGATTACGAAGATAAAGAAAAACATGAAAAACACTCTGATGAGCCTGTATGATAGGATATTACTCAGAAAAAGAGCACTTGTGGAAACCGTTAATGATCTACTCAAAAACGTTTGTCAAATAGAGCATACACGACATAGAAGCGTCAATAATTTCGCCATTAATTTGATTGCCGGCATAATTGCCTACAATCTGCTACCCAAAAAGCCGGAATTAAACCTAGAAATCATACACAATCCATCAACCCACTTAGTACACCACGCTTAG
- a CDS encoding sialidase family protein: MTYLGRAFKTLLFSTLCISATMVAGAQTRSTAKPVPNKTNLDSIASHATNASLIGRGSNQPISVYIPYFDKADKAGGIKEFTFDLTGSTDPKDIVSARLYLSDINDRYSPTHPLQLIGEGAPEGDKLAIKGNKGPIRWTPNKCVWLVYTIADNAKEGNIVQTKPVKLQMDNCDSFDFVSTPPTSYEIVLQRTLLWSPGDKGAASYRIPGIVTCADGSLVVSADRRKNNSADLPNDIDVEVKRSFDGGKTWSQPITVAKGSPSYGYGDAAIAVNGNTITMMFIGGKTGLWGSTPENRLNIYVSQSFNSGRSWSAPRKISDPLYKKGKWPGGFIGSGRGIVTSKGVIIFVGAFRTSAEWGGKMANVLVYSEDGGKTWKTSNPLRFNGDESKVVELADGRLLVSSRNRDKNPNNRSYAITSNLGMTWTQLAQWPEINGNNCNASILRYSLIKEGAKKDRLLHTLPANEERTNLTLFLSTDEGKTWPVKKVICKGEAAYSELTVMPDGTIGIISEEDDHPAYDIYFTRVSLEWLTNGKDTTDKPSANMLKGVPFPKRR, from the coding sequence ATGACTTACTTAGGTAGAGCTTTTAAAACACTTTTATTTTCTACGTTATGTATATCGGCCACTATGGTGGCGGGTGCACAGACACGTTCGACAGCGAAGCCCGTTCCCAACAAAACAAATCTTGACAGCATTGCTTCGCATGCCACTAATGCAAGCCTTATCGGTAGAGGATCTAATCAGCCCATCAGTGTGTACATCCCCTATTTCGACAAAGCCGATAAAGCTGGAGGCATCAAAGAATTTACATTCGATCTCACAGGATCCACAGACCCCAAAGACATTGTATCGGCAAGGCTTTATCTCTCTGACATCAACGACAGATACAGCCCTACTCATCCTTTGCAACTGATAGGTGAAGGTGCTCCCGAAGGAGATAAGCTGGCTATCAAAGGCAATAAAGGGCCTATAAGATGGACCCCTAATAAGTGCGTGTGGCTGGTGTATACGATTGCCGACAATGCCAAAGAAGGTAATATAGTACAAACAAAACCGGTGAAACTGCAAATGGACAATTGTGATTCATTTGATTTTGTCTCCACACCGCCCACAAGCTATGAAATAGTTTTGCAAAGAACCCTATTGTGGTCACCGGGAGACAAAGGTGCAGCAAGTTATAGAATACCGGGCATTGTGACGTGTGCCGATGGCTCTTTGGTTGTAAGCGCAGACCGTCGCAAAAACAACTCTGCGGATCTGCCCAATGACATTGACGTAGAAGTAAAGCGGAGTTTTGATGGTGGCAAAACATGGTCACAACCGATTACGGTAGCCAAAGGCTCACCTTCTTACGGATATGGGGATGCGGCTATAGCTGTAAATGGTAATACAATCACCATGATGTTTATCGGAGGAAAAACAGGGCTATGGGGGTCAACACCGGAAAACAGACTCAATATATATGTTTCGCAGAGTTTCAACAGCGGGCGTTCATGGTCGGCTCCCAGAAAGATAAGCGATCCTTTGTACAAAAAAGGCAAATGGCCGGGAGGATTTATAGGTTCGGGAAGAGGCATTGTGACCTCCAAAGGTGTGATCATATTTGTGGGTGCTTTCCGCACATCTGCCGAATGGGGCGGTAAAATGGCTAATGTACTCGTTTACTCTGAAGATGGGGGTAAGACATGGAAGACTTCTAACCCGTTACGATTCAACGGAGACGAGTCCAAAGTGGTAGAACTTGCTGATGGCAGACTACTAGTATCGAGTCGCAACAGGGATAAAAACCCCAATAACCGTAGCTATGCTATTACATCAAACTTAGGGATGACATGGACACAACTGGCTCAATGGCCTGAGATAAACGGTAATAATTGCAACGCCTCTATTCTACGATATTCATTGATCAAGGAAGGAGCAAAAAAAGATCGTCTACTGCACACCCTGCCTGCTAATGAAGAAAGAACTAATCTAACTTTGTTCCTTAGTACGGATGAAGGTAAAACTTGGCCTGTAAAGAAAGTAATCTGCAAAGGGGAAGCTGCGTACAGTGAACTCACTGTAATGCCTGACGGAACTATCGGGATTATCTCTGAAGAAGATGATCATCCCGCATATGATATTTACTTCACACGAGTATCGCTGGAGTGGCTTACAAATGGTAAAGACACTACTGACAAACCCTCTGCAAATATGCTCAAAGGAGTGCCCTTCCCCAAAAGAAGATAA
- the groL gene encoding chaperonin GroEL (60 kDa chaperone family; promotes refolding of misfolded polypeptides especially under stressful conditions; forms two stacked rings of heptamers to form a barrel-shaped 14mer; ends can be capped by GroES; misfolded proteins enter the barrel where they are refolded when GroES binds), producing the protein MAKEIKFNMEARDLLKKGVDELANAVKVTLGPKGRNVILSKTYGAPHITKDGVSVAKEIELECPYQNMGAQLVKEVASKTNDDAGDGTTTATILAQSIISVGLKNVTAGANPMDLKRGIDKAVETVVADIKAQAQEIGDDFGKIEHVAKISANGDENIGALIAEAMRKVKKEGVITVEEAKGTETTVDIVEGMQFDRGYISPYFVTNTDKMEAQLENPYILIYDKKISVLKEVLPILEQTVQSGRPLLIIAEDIDSEALTTLVVNRLRGSLKICAVKAPGFGDRRKAMLEDIATLTGGTVISEEVGLKLDAVTMDMLGTAEKVTVDKDNTTIVNGAGEKGKIADRVAQIKAQMESTTSDYDREKLQERLAKLAGGVAVLYVGAASEVEMKEKKDRVEDALSATRAAVEEGTVPGGGTAYIRAIAALDNLKGENEDESTGIDIVKRAIEEPLRQIVANSGKEGAVIVQRVKEGEADFGYNARTDKFEHLYASGVIDPAKVTRVALENAASIAGMFLTTECVVADKKEEGAPAMPPMNPGMGMGGMM; encoded by the coding sequence ATGGCTAAAGAAATTAAGTTTAACATGGAGGCCCGCGACCTGCTAAAAAAGGGCGTGGATGAACTGGCAAATGCCGTAAAAGTAACTTTAGGGCCTAAAGGACGTAATGTGATTTTGAGCAAAACTTACGGTGCTCCACACATTACTAAAGATGGGGTATCGGTTGCGAAAGAAATCGAACTCGAGTGTCCTTATCAAAACATGGGAGCACAACTCGTAAAAGAAGTGGCAAGCAAAACCAATGATGATGCCGGTGATGGTACTACTACTGCCACCATATTGGCTCAAAGTATCATCAGTGTAGGTCTCAAAAACGTTACTGCCGGTGCTAATCCTATGGATCTCAAGAGAGGTATCGACAAGGCTGTGGAGACTGTAGTGGCTGATATCAAAGCACAGGCACAAGAGATCGGTGATGATTTCGGCAAGATTGAGCATGTAGCTAAGATTTCTGCTAATGGTGATGAAAACATTGGAGCTCTTATCGCTGAAGCTATGCGCAAGGTGAAAAAGGAAGGTGTAATCACCGTTGAGGAAGCCAAAGGTACCGAAACGACTGTAGATATTGTAGAAGGTATGCAGTTTGACAGAGGATATATCTCTCCCTACTTTGTAACCAATACAGATAAGATGGAAGCTCAGCTCGAGAATCCTTATATTCTTATCTACGACAAGAAGATATCTGTTCTCAAAGAAGTACTCCCCATCCTCGAACAAACTGTACAGTCAGGACGTCCTTTACTTATCATCGCTGAAGATATTGATAGCGAAGCATTGACTACCTTGGTCGTGAACAGACTGAGAGGTAGCCTCAAGATTTGTGCTGTGAAAGCTCCTGGATTTGGCGATCGTAGAAAAGCTATGCTTGAAGATATTGCTACTCTTACCGGGGGTACGGTGATCAGCGAAGAGGTAGGCCTTAAGCTTGATGCTGTGACAATGGATATGTTGGGTACCGCAGAGAAAGTAACTGTGGACAAAGACAACACAACCATCGTGAATGGAGCCGGGGAGAAAGGTAAAATTGCCGATCGTGTAGCTCAAATCAAAGCTCAGATGGAAAGCACTACGTCTGACTATGACAGAGAAAAACTTCAAGAGCGTTTGGCAAAGCTTGCCGGCGGTGTGGCTGTACTCTATGTAGGTGCTGCCAGCGAAGTGGAAATGAAAGAGAAGAAGGATCGCGTTGAAGATGCTTTAAGCGCAACTCGTGCTGCTGTTGAAGAAGGTACAGTACCCGGTGGTGGCACTGCTTATATTCGTGCTATAGCTGCGTTGGATAACCTCAAAGGCGAAAACGAAGACGAAAGCACGGGTATTGATATTGTAAAGAGAGCTATTGAAGAGCCTCTTCGTCAGATTGTAGCTAACTCAGGTAAAGAAGGAGCTGTGATCGTACAACGAGTGAAAGAAGGTGAAGCTGACTTTGGATACAATGCACGTACTGATAAGTTCGAGCATCTGTATGCTTCCGGAGTTATTGATCCTGCTAAGGTTACACGTGTGGCTCTTGAGAATGCTGCTTCCATAGCAGGAATGTTCTTGACCACAGAGTGTGTAGTAGCAGACAAGAAAGAAGAAGGTGCTCCAGCCATGCCTCCTATGAACCCAGGTATGGGCATGGGCGGTATGATGTAG
- a CDS encoding co-chaperone GroES, whose amino-acid sequence MNIKPLADRVLVKPAPAEEKTISGIIIPDSAKEKPLKGEVLAIGNGTKDEEMVVKPGDEVLYGKYAGTELELDGEKYLIMRQSDILAII is encoded by the coding sequence ATGAACATTAAACCATTGGCAGACCGTGTGCTCGTAAAGCCGGCTCCGGCTGAAGAGAAAACTATCAGCGGTATCATTATTCCGGACTCAGCAAAAGAAAAACCTCTCAAAGGCGAAGTATTGGCTATTGGCAACGGTACTAAAGACGAAGAAATGGTAGTAAAACCCGGTGATGAGGTACTATATGGTAAATATGCAGGTACCGAACTGGAATTGGATGGTGAGAAATATCTCATCATGCGCCAAAGCGATATCCTCGCTATTATTTAA
- a CDS encoding sugar O-acetyltransferase, translating into MTEKEKKAQGQWYHPMDKEVFAEIMHAKKLLHDFNSLAPDQYDYVHEILVSLLGGIGEGSNILSPFICDYGYNIRLGQRVFINHNAIFLDSAPIIIGDDVLIAPGVHLYTVGHPLDADLRKSGVERGRPIIIGNNVWIGGNVTVVPGITIGDNAVIGAGSVVTKDVPGNTLWAGNPAKKIRDI; encoded by the coding sequence ATGACTGAAAAAGAAAAAAAAGCGCAAGGCCAATGGTATCACCCCATGGACAAAGAAGTATTTGCCGAGATCATGCATGCAAAAAAATTATTACACGACTTCAATAGCCTTGCTCCCGACCAATACGATTATGTTCATGAAATTCTCGTATCATTGCTGGGAGGCATAGGCGAAGGCTCCAATATACTCTCTCCTTTTATCTGTGATTACGGATACAATATAAGACTGGGGCAACGTGTTTTTATCAATCACAATGCTATCTTTTTGGACTCTGCACCCATTATTATCGGCGATGATGTGCTTATAGCCCCGGGAGTGCACCTCTATACTGTGGGACATCCGCTTGATGCTGATCTTAGAAAATCAGGAGTAGAGCGAGGCAGACCCATTATCATCGGCAACAATGTATGGATAGGAGGCAATGTCACGGTAGTGCCGGGGATTACTATAGGAGACAACGCTGTGATAGGGGCAGGCAGTGTGGTTACAAAGGATGTACCGGGCAATACCCTTTGGGCAGGTAATCCGGCAAAAAAGATACGAGATATATAA
- a CDS encoding zinc ribbon domain-containing protein, with protein MNYICDIYNVQTKFIMPLCPYCSLCGIMMENPALYGTDAHGEVDNRYCIYCYSRGVLHPVEDNKVAEDI; from the coding sequence ATGAATTATATTTGTGATATATACAATGTCCAAACTAAGTTTATTATGCCTTTGTGTCCTTATTGCTCGCTATGCGGTATTATGATGGAAAATCCTGCTTTGTATGGCACGGATGCCCATGGGGAAGTAGACAATCGCTATTGCATCTACTGCTATTCCCGAGGTGTCTTGCACCCGGTGGAAGATAACAAAGTAGCTGAAGATATATAA